In Felis catus isolate Fca126 chromosome C2, F.catus_Fca126_mat1.0, whole genome shotgun sequence, a single window of DNA contains:
- the LOC102901316 gene encoding carbonyl reductase [NADPH] 1-like, translated as MCSDTRVALVTGANKGIGLAIARDLCRQFSGDVVLTARDEARGQAAVQQLQGEGLSPRFHLLDIDDLQSIGALRDFLRKEYGGLDVLVNNAAIALDIDDHTPLHIKAELTMKTNFFGTRNVCTELLPLMKPQGRVVNVSSIMSLVALKNCSPGMQQKFRSETITEEELVGLMNKFVEDTKNGLHTKEGWPDTRALTYGVSKMGVTVLSRIHARKLSEQRRGDRILLNACCPGWVRTAMGGPTAIKSPEEGAETPVYLALLPPDAKEPHGEFVMEKKVEQWGPPSQFPPWLLL; from the exons ATGTGTTCAGACACCCGCGTGGCCCTGGTGACCGGGGCCAACAAGGGCATCGGCTTGGCCATCGCACGTGACCTGTGCCGGCAGTTCTCTGGGGACGTGGTGCTCACGGCACGGGACGAGGCAAGGGGACAGGCGGCCGTGCAGCAGCTCCAAGGCGAGGGCCTGAGTCCGCGCTTCCACCTGCTGGACATTGATGACCTGCAGAGCATCGGCGCCCTGCGTGACTTCCTGCGCAAGGAGTACGGGGGCCTGGACGTGCTGGTCAACAACGCGGCCATTGCCCTTGATA ttgaTGATCACACACCCTTACATATTAAAGCAGAATtgacaatgaaaacaaacttcTTTGGTACTCGAAACGTGTGCACAGAACTGCTGCCTCTAATGAAACCCCAAG GCAGAGTGGTCAATGTGTCTAGCATAATGAGCTTAGTAGCTCTTAAGAactgcagcccaggaatgcaGCAGAAGTTCAGAAGTGAAACCATCACAGAGGAGGAGCTGGTGGGGCTCATGAACAAGTTTGTGGAAGACACAAAGAACGGGCTACACACAAAGGAGGGCTGGCCTGATACGAGGGCACTCACATATGGAGTGTCAAAGATGGGTGTCACCGTCCTGTCCAGAATCCATGCCAGGAAactgagtgagcagaggaggggagacaggatCCTCCTGAATGCCTGCTGCCCTGGGTGGGTGAGAACAGCCATGGGTGGACCTACAGCCATTAAAAGCCCAGAAGAAGGAGCAGAGACTCCCGTCTACTTGGCCCTTTTGCCCCCGGATGCCAAGGAGCCTCATGGGGAGTTTGTTATGGAGAAGAAAGTTGAACAATGGGGACCCCCCTCTCAGTTCCCTCCATGGCTCCTGTTATGA